The stretch of DNA ATCATCCAGGCCGCCAGTTCGGGCCACTGCGCGGGGCCCGCCTCAAAAATCAGCTGTTCCTTCCCCACTTCCCGTAACACATCCGTAAAAAATGTGGGGTCCTCTTCCTTGAGTTTAACCAGGTCGCTGTTTTCAATAACCACCTTCTTGGCCCCGGCTTTCAGATCCCGCAGGCTGGATTCGACCACTTCTTTTCGCTCCAAGGGAGCGTCCGGGAATTTCCGTCCTAATTCAGTGAAGACCTCCAGGCCCATGTCCTTGGCCAGGTGGATGAACGCCTCCCGCTGAGAGGAAGGAAGCGGCTGGGAAAGCATGTCTTCGCTGATCTCTACAGCCTGAAGCCCAAGCTGCACGACCCTTTGGAAGAAATCTTTCACCTTTCCTTGCACGGCAGCCACCTCAAAGGCAATGCCCCCCGGAAAGCTTTTGATTCCGCAATCTCGGTAAATGCTGATTTTCTCTTCAATCAATTCCCGGGGATAACTGCTCAGGTAACCCGGATGGTCGGTGAACTTGGCATAGTCCACAATATCGCTGGCGATCATAAGAAAATCCCGTTGATAGCCGGGGGGCAACCCCGGATCCGACATGACCGTCACCCATAAACGTCTCGGTTTGGGTGGTCGCGACGGGATTGGCAAAAAAGGAAAGCCAAATTCTTTTGAACTCATGGGTTCCTCCTGGAAATGACTGTAACTCCTTGCGCTGGTTTCTCTTGCGAATTAACTGTAACCAGAAGATTACCGGCCGGTGAAAAAAATTTAACTACCGAGGGCTGAGGCCATTCGCTCTATGGCCTTGGGCGATAGGATGAGATTCGCTCGGATTAATTTTTCGGCTTTCTCGGGGTTCCCTGCCCGGACGGCGGCCAGGATCTCCTTATGTTGATTTACCACCTGCTCGGCTCGGCCCTTGATTTCCCAAAATATCCGTTTCGGATAGCTGGACCATAAATTCTGGATGAGTTCTACAAGCCTCTGGTTTTGACACGGCTCGTAAAGAAGCAAGTGGAAACGTTCATTCTCCTTGATCATGGCATCCACATCCCTTTTTTGGGCATGCTTGTTGATGTTGTGATTAATCTCTTCCAGACGGGAAAGAAGGTCTTTCTTGATATGCGGGGTGGCTTCCCGAATGGCATAACCTTCCAGGATCTTCCGGATGGCATAAATTTCCTGAATGTCCTTAGGGGAAAAATGGGTAACTTTTGCCCCTTTGTGGAGAATGATCCGGACCAGGCCCTCCCGAGCCAACATATTAATCGCATCGCGGATGGGCATGCGGCTCACTTGGATTTGCTCGGCCAGTTCGGCCTGATTCAAGAAGCTGCCCGGTTTAATCACCCCATTCAAAATGGCTCCTCGAAGGGAGCGATAAACATATTCACTTTTCGAGATAAAGTTTATCGGCGGTGCGAGAAAGTTGCTTCCTGGTTGCGCTCCCATCTTTTCCCCCCAAAGGAATAAGGGTAATGCCGACGGCTATAGACTTTCCAGACCTTTTCCGCATGAATTACGAGGGATCGGTAAACGGGACGATAAAGAAGACATCTTTTCCCTTGACTTTTGCCAGCCAATTGCATATTGTATCCAATATTTGATATTTAGGATATTAATCAGTGCTTTGATCCATGTCAAGCAAAAAATAAATCAAAGGAGGTAGGTTATGAGAAATCAGTCAGTCTTGCTCCAGAATGCCTACGGTTCGGCCGATATGCGACGGATCTTCCATGAGCGCAATATGGTGCAAAAATGGATGGACTTCGAGTCGGCCATCAGCCAGGTGCAGGCGGAATTGGGCCTGATCCCCAAAAAAGCTGCCGATGAGATCACCCGCAAATCCACTCTGGAACATTTGACCCCGGAAATGATCAACGAATTCAAGGTGGATGCCGGGCACCTGATCGTTTCTCTCATCAAGGCTTTTGCCAAGATGTGCGGCCCCGAGGGCGAGCATTACCACGTAGGCCCCACCACTCAGGATATCCTGGACACCGGTCTTACCCTTCTAATCCGCGAAGCTTATAACGTCATTTTTCCGAAAATGATCAAGCTGGAGGATATTTGGTTGGGATTGGCGGAGCAGCACAAACATTCCGTGATGATGGGACGAACCCATGGTCAGCACGCCGTTCCCATCACCTTCGGTTTCAAAGTTGCCTGCTGGGCCTATGAGCTGCGGGATTGCATCGAGCGCTTCAAGGAGATGAGAAAGCGGTTGTTCGTGATGAAACTCTCCGCAGCCTGCGGGGCCCGTAATACCTTTGTATATCTCCTGGGCAAAGAAAAGACCTGGGAAATGGTAAAACGAGTGGCCGAGCGCCTCGGCCTGGGCAACCCGCCGGCCGACCTGGCTTTGCGCACAGACCGCTTCGCCGAATGTACGAACAATTTAGCCCTGCTGGTTAGCCTGCTGGGCAAGATCGGGCTGGAAATCCGAGACCTCCAGCGCACGGAGTTTGGAGAAGTGGAAGAACCCTGGGATTCCGCCAAGCAGTACTCCAGCTCCACCATGCCCAACAAGCGCAACCCCGAGCCCAGCGAGTGGCAGCACGGTTTAGCCAAACTGGCCCGGGCCAATGCCCTGGTGATGATGGATATTCAGATGGCCGGGGAACGGGATGCCACGCGAATGGGACCAGAAATGGCCTGCATCCCCGACAGCTTCGGATATGCCGACGCGGCTCTTAATCAGGCCACCCGCATCTTCAGCAAGCTGGTGGTTCATACCGATCGCATGAAGGAGAACCTTTACCTGCAAAAAGGCATCGCCATGTCCGAAGTGGTCATGCTGAAACTCTGGCAGAAGACGGGGAAGAAGGTCACGGCTCATGCCTTGGTCCACGATGTTTCCATGAAGGCTTTTGACGAGAAAAAATCACTCAAACAGGCGATTCTGGATAACGCGGAAGCTCGCAAACAGTTGACCGATGCTGAGATTGACGAGATCACCAATCCTGAGATCTATTACGGCGATGCCGCTGAGCAGGTCGACTTTGTCAAGGCTTATGTCATGGAACGGCGCAAGACCGACTGAATCGGCAATCTTCCCCGGGAACAAGGCGAGGGCGAATGAGTTAAAAGCCCTCGCCAAACATAATCTTTTTTCTTTGGGATAGTCAGGTTGTAGGGTCCGGATGTCTCTGAAAACCTATTGCGGAGAAAGAGAAGGAGCTTTTTCTGGGTGGGAAAAAGGCAAACATTTGACGGATATAAACTCATGAAGGGGTTGTACCCAGCGAACCTTTGAATCCTCTAAAGGAAAGGAGGCTGAATTGGAAAAATTATCAATCAAATTAGCGGAGGGAAAGATTTCTTACCTTTCTGGCGGCCAAGGGAAAAACATGATTCTGCTGCACAGCCTCAATCTCTCGGCCAAATCGTGGGACCCAGTATTTGAACCCTTAGCCCAAAAATTTACTTTATATGCCTTGGACATGCCGGGCCATGGCGATGCTGATAAGCCTTCCCAAAATTACTTGATTGAGGATTATGCCCAGAGTGTTATCACTTTCATGGATAAATTGAATATTGATAAAGCCATCCTCTGCGGCAACTCAGTCGGCGCCCTGATTGCAGTGGAAATGGCAGCTTCTTACGCGCAACGAGTAGAAAAATTAATCCTGGTCGGTTGTCCGGCTCGGGATTCCTGGGAACGAATGGAGCGGTTGGTTCTGTCAGCTCTCAGCTTCGATGCCGAGGGGAACCCGCGGCCATTTTCCATGGGGGAATTGGCAATGTCTTTCGCTCATCCCACACCGGATTTATTGAATTGGTTCAACCAGGAACGGGCGAAAGCGGGTCAATGGGTCAAAAAGACCATGATCGCTATTTCACTCTATGATGTCTTCCCTAAGCTACCATTGGTGCAATGTCCCACTCTTGTTCTTTTTGGCACCAAGGATATTTTAAGAGAAAAAGAAAAGGTCTTACTCCAGGGAATGAAAAGCTCAAAGAGCGCCTTGATAGAAGATGCCGGGCATGTTCCTCAAGTCGATCAGCCAGAGGCCTTTTATAAGGAAGTAAAGCGTTTTTTGGAATGTAATGAAATTGTATAGGAGTTTCCTTTTTTCAACTTTAGGCACTTTGGGCATTTGACATATATTCTTTACTTTTTCTTAATCATGGCTTTAAAACTCTGTGATCTCTGTGTCCTCTGTGGCTAATTTAAAAAAGCAGCCATCGGTCCCGGGAGAAAATCATGCAGGAAATAGATAAGATTTATTTTCGCAAAAAAATCGGCTCTGTCCTGGAGGCTCTGAAGAAAAAGAAATTTGAAGCCTACTCGTTTGAAACGCCGGCGGAAGCCAAGCGTTTCCTGCTCGAACAGATTAAGCCTGGAGAAACGGTGGGCATCGGCGGTTCGGTGACGCTAAGAGAAACTTTGCAGCTTGTCCAGGAGATCCGAAAAAAAGGGAATACGGTTTATGACCATTGGGAGGCGGACAACGATCCGCAGCGACGGATAGAATTGAAGAGGAGTCACCGGGGCGTGGATGTATTTCTGAGCAGCACCAACGCGATTGCCGCTGATGGCACCTTGGTCAATTTGGACGGGGGAGGAAATCGGGTAGCCAGCCTTTGTTCGGGTCCTAAGCGGGTAATCGTCATTGCGGGAGCGAATAAATTGGTTGAATCGGTGGATGAGGCCATCCGGCGAACACGGAACCGGGCCGCGGTTCAAAGAGTGTTAAGGAGCCATTATAAAACACCCTGTGAGGTCACGGGGGTCTGTAGCGATTGTAATGCTCCCCAAAGGATTTGTGCGGCCTTGTTGATCTTAATGCAGAAGCCCGCCGATATCGACCAATTCACAGTCGTTCTCGTCAATGAGGAAATGGGATATTGAGTAGAGTAAAGAGCAAACCGGAACCCCTTTAGAGGTCCGGATAGATATCCCGGAACATGGCCTTCCGGCCTTTTGCTTTGATCCGGCTCGTGACTAATTTCTCCCGCTTTTCTCTCCTCCCTCGGAAATATTCAGGGTGATCAGAAGGAGATCGCCCGGGCCGGAGTTCTTATAGCCATGCCTCTTCCCGGCGGCAACCGTCAGGGCAGTTCCTTTTTTCAAAGGGATGGTCTGGCCCTCGACCGATGCTTCTCCTTCACCTTCCAGGAGGTAAAAAATATGGGTGTAGGGGTCGATGTGTTCGGGAAACTCCCCGGCCGGATTGGCCAAAGTAAGGCTGGCCTTAAATCCGGAAGGAAAAGTCATCGATGAGAGACTTTTCCGGAAAATACCCTTTGTCTTCCCTCCGAAAGGTTCCCACGGTAACTTATCAAGAATGAGCAACTCAGGATTTCCACCCATTTTTTTCTCCTTTTGGGCCTGCCGCTTTTCTGCGCGGGAGGAATGAATCCAGTGGATTTCCGACGGGGAAAGCCGGGAAAAAGGTTTCAGCTTTTCTTGTCCCGTCAGGAAGATCAGGTTTATCAAGCCTTTCTATCTATATCATCCTAACAAAAGTTATAAGTCGCAACAAGGTCATTTCTGGCTACGAATTTTTTCCAGTACCGGAAGGATATAGCTCCGGAAAAGCTCTGGGTTCTCCGACATTGGGAAATGGCCCATCTCTTTCATGATAATCACCTCGGCGCCCGAGATCATGGCCGCTGTGCGCTTCGTATCCTCCGGTGTGCAGGAATAGTCATACTCGCCAGTCAATAGGTAGACCGGGCAGACCTTCGTGTCAATGCGCGCCATAAAATCGCGAAAGTCGGATTCGGCTCGGTAGAAATAGAAGTAAAGATCACCCTTGAAAACGCCCGGCCCACTCTGCATATACCCCCAGAGCGTCTCCCAGCGCGTTTCCTCCGGACTTTGGGGTGCCAATAGTCCAGAGACCCGGGCAGCGCCCATCTCTCCCCCATGTATATCCGGACGATGTAGCCAGGTGTTGTCAAACCAGGACTGCACTTGATCGGCCGCCTCGAGACCGATGACCGCACGTAATTCCTTCGCATACTCTGCCGCAAGGGGGATGACGATGCGCCCACCCATCGAACAACCCATCACCACCGGACGGTCCAGCTCCAATGCCCGACAGAAGCTTATGATCGCTTCGACATAGGTCTCGGTCGTCAGGCGGTATTCTTCCTCCTGCCAACCAGGCGGCGGCGTAGACTTTCCATGCCACGGCATGTCGAATGCCAGTACCCGGTAATGCTCGGTCACCGCCGGGTCCACCATCAGGTGTCGGTACTGCCGGGTATCCGAGCCAGCCGTGTGCAGGCAAACAAGGGGGATTCCCCTGCCAGCCTCCTCAAAATAGACTCGATAGGGCCGTCCGCCTAGCCTCAGATGCATATAACGACCAACGATAGATTCAAGCTCAGCGGCCATGTCAACACCCCCCCCGCAGTCGCCGCGGTGCGACCAGGATCTCCTTGATGTAGCGAAGATTGGCCATGAACGGATGCAAATCACCTTCGATGCGCGCCTCACCGCGCTTCATCAGGCCCAAAATGTCCGTGTAGCCGGGCCGGGGTACCGGCTCCCAGAGTTTCTCCCAAGCCTCTACCGATGCCCGGACGGCAAAGAGCCATGACCGCGTATAAAAAGGGCCACGTTCCACTGACGTGATGCGCCCCGACTGAATTGAGACGTAATAGGGGACGTCGCCTACCTCAACCAAGAAGTCAACGGTTAGAAACCGGCCCCGCCACACAAGCCGCTCATCCCCGTTTACCAGTTCCGGCAATCTTTCGATCATGTTCACACCTCCTTGCTTGATAAAAACTCGCTTTATGTTTCTTCAAAGGGGCATGGCCTCTGAATGCACTTACAGGAACTTCCCTCTGCTCCACGGTCATCTGACCGGCTTTTTCTCTTTTCCGGCTCGTAACCCGTCAATCTGCTGTGTTGTGTTTCCTCCTTCTTGAG from Deltaproteobacteria bacterium encodes:
- a CDS encoding alpha/beta hydrolase — translated: MEKLSIKLAEGKISYLSGGQGKNMILLHSLNLSAKSWDPVFEPLAQKFTLYALDMPGHGDADKPSQNYLIEDYAQSVITFMDKLNIDKAILCGNSVGALIAVEMAASYAQRVEKLILVGCPARDSWERMERLVLSALSFDAEGNPRPFSMGELAMSFAHPTPDLLNWFNQERAKAGQWVKKTMIAISLYDVFPKLPLVQCPTLVLFGTKDILREKEKVLLQGMKSSKSALIEDAGHVPQVDQPEAFYKEVKRFLECNEIV
- a CDS encoding phosphosulfolactate synthase, translating into MSSKEFGFPFLPIPSRPPKPRRLWVTVMSDPGLPPGYQRDFLMIASDIVDYAKFTDHPGYLSSYPRELIEEKISIYRDCGIKSFPGGIAFEVAAVQGKVKDFFQRVVQLGLQAVEISEDMLSQPLPSSQREAFIHLAKDMGLEVFTELGRKFPDAPLERKEVVESSLRDLKAGAKKVVIENSDLVKLKEEDPTFFTDVLREVGKEQLIFEAGPAQWPELAAWM
- a CDS encoding GntR family transcriptional regulator — its product is MGAQPGSNFLAPPINFISKSEYVYRSLRGAILNGVIKPGSFLNQAELAEQIQVSRMPIRDAINMLAREGLVRIILHKGAKVTHFSPKDIQEIYAIRKILEGYAIREATPHIKKDLLSRLEEINHNINKHAQKRDVDAMIKENERFHLLLYEPCQNQRLVELIQNLWSSYPKRIFWEIKGRAEQVVNQHKEILAAVRAGNPEKAEKLIRANLILSPKAIERMASALGS
- a CDS encoding adenylosuccinate lyase family protein: MRNQSVLLQNAYGSADMRRIFHERNMVQKWMDFESAISQVQAELGLIPKKAADEITRKSTLEHLTPEMINEFKVDAGHLIVSLIKAFAKMCGPEGEHYHVGPTTQDILDTGLTLLIREAYNVIFPKMIKLEDIWLGLAEQHKHSVMMGRTHGQHAVPITFGFKVACWAYELRDCIERFKEMRKRLFVMKLSAACGARNTFVYLLGKEKTWEMVKRVAERLGLGNPPADLALRTDRFAECTNNLALLVSLLGKIGLEIRDLQRTEFGEVEEPWDSAKQYSSSTMPNKRNPEPSEWQHGLAKLARANALVMMDIQMAGERDATRMGPEMACIPDSFGYADAALNQATRIFSKLVVHTDRMKENLYLQKGIAMSEVVMLKLWQKTGKKVTAHALVHDVSMKAFDEKKSLKQAILDNAEARKQLTDAEIDEITNPEIYYGDAAEQVDFVKAYVMERRKTD
- a CDS encoding cupin domain-containing protein, encoding MGGNPELLILDKLPWEPFGGKTKGIFRKSLSSMTFPSGFKASLTLANPAGEFPEHIDPYTHIFYLLEGEGEASVEGQTIPLKKGTALTVAAGKRHGYKNSGPGDLLLITLNISEGGEKSGRN
- a CDS encoding alpha/beta hydrolase, with translation MAAELESIVGRYMHLRLGGRPYRVYFEEAGRGIPLVCLHTAGSDTRQYRHLMVDPAVTEHYRVLAFDMPWHGKSTPPPGWQEEEYRLTTETYVEAIISFCRALELDRPVVMGCSMGGRIVIPLAAEYAKELRAVIGLEAADQVQSWFDNTWLHRPDIHGGEMGAARVSGLLAPQSPEETRWETLWGYMQSGPGVFKGDLYFYFYRAESDFRDFMARIDTKVCPVYLLTGEYDYSCTPEDTKRTAAMISGAEVIIMKEMGHFPMSENPELFRSYILPVLEKIRSQK
- a CDS encoding lactate utilization protein, yielding MQEIDKIYFRKKIGSVLEALKKKKFEAYSFETPAEAKRFLLEQIKPGETVGIGGSVTLRETLQLVQEIRKKGNTVYDHWEADNDPQRRIELKRSHRGVDVFLSSTNAIAADGTLVNLDGGGNRVASLCSGPKRVIVIAGANKLVESVDEAIRRTRNRAAVQRVLRSHYKTPCEVTGVCSDCNAPQRICAALLILMQKPADIDQFTVVLVNEEMGY